The genomic region TGGGAGGCCCGGGGGCAGAATGCAATCTTCGTCTGTGTTCTGTGGTCTCCGCGTCTCTGCATGACTCCACTGTTCTGCCACAAAGGGGTCACCTAATTCTCTGCTTTGGTGAGGGGCCAGCCTCTCTCCCGGTCTCCGAGGCCTCTGCTCCGACGAGCCGGCCTGGATCTGTCCATAAGCCCCTGCCTGCCCGCCCCCAGGGCAGTGTATCCACTCTTTGGCAATCTGTGGTTCAATGGGCCATGTGCCCTGCTGGGTCTTTCTGAGCGCGACCCTCTGCACCTGCATGCCTTGAGCTTTGGCCCCGGTGGTAGACGGCTCGGCCCCTGCTGGCACCTGACCTTGCCGTGGCTCTTCTAGCAGGATCCAGACCTCTCTCACGAGCgccagcctggggtctgcagacGAGAGCTCGATGGCCCAGGCCGATGACAACTTGAAAAACCTCCACCTGGAGCTCACAGAGACATGTCTGGACATGATGGCCAGATACGTGTTCTCTAACTTCACGGCGGTCCCCAAGAGGTGCGAGCTGGCTccaggacagggcagggctgcGCTTATCTGTGACTGCACTCGACCAGAGCGGCCGCAGGAATGGTATGGGGGTGCCTTGGCCGTCCAGGGCGCCCACCCACTGAGGTGTGGACCGACTCCTGTACTTTCAGGTCCCCTGTAGGAGAGTTCCTCCTGGCTGGTGGCAGGACCAAAACCTGGCTGGTTGGGAACAAGCTTGTCACCGTGACGACGAGCGTTGGGACGGGGACCCGGTCACTGCTAGGCCTGGACTCGGGAGAGCTACAGGGTGGCCCGGAGTTGAGGTGACCcctgctttctgcctctgtctgccTGGCCTCCATCCTGAGCCCACGCCTGCATGAGCATGTCAGACCATCTGAGCCCATGGACTACCTCGGTCACACTCTGGGGACCCTTCTGTCCTCAGCTGTGACCCCGGTGTGCACGTGAGACAGACAAAGGAGGCGCCCGCCAAGCTGGAGTCCCAGGCTGGGCAGCAGGTGTACCACGGAGCCCGGGACCGGGTCCGCTCCATGTCCGGTGAGCCTCCACCCCCAACCCGCCTCCCACCCAGGGCATCTGCGAAGCCCAGAGAGGCCTGGAGCTGCGGAGCAGGGCAGTCTGTCTGTTCAGACCTGGCCCCGGGGGCTGCGGAACTGAATGCTGCCTGCAAGCCCTCCCCACTGGGTGCAGAGGGGACACGGCCTCCACACAGCTGCGAGCTGTCAGCCCAGCCCACCCCTGGGGCTTTCTTTGCTGTCATTTAAATGAGCCATGGTTTGACTGGCGAGTTCTGGGGCCCTTGCCTGCTGTCCTGGGTCCACCAAGGCCAGCTCGACACTGAGGGCCATGCCTGGGGAGGACTGGGCTGCCTCAGCCCCAGCTCGGAGTTTGCCAGGCTGGGCCCCTGCTGGAGCAGCCAGGCCTGTTGGGGCAAGTGGTGGTGGTCGCcagccctcccctctcctcctcccagggGGCCATGGCCTTCGTGTGGGTGCCTTGGACACTGCAGCCTCCCACTTCCCGGGCAGCCCcatgtccccaggctcccagactgcTCCAGCCGGCCAGCCCGAGAAGGCTTCAGCTGGCAGCCCGCTCCCGGCGCAGAAGGAGAAGACAAACCTGGCTGCTTACGTGCCCCTGCTGACCCAGGGCTGGGCGGAGATCCTGGTCCGCAGGCCCACAGGTACCCAGGGATGGGCCTGTGCTCGGCTGGCCTGGGGTGCTGTCAGCATGTGCGTGCACAGTGATGCAAATGCTCTGGACACGCAGGAGCCGGTGGCGGGCAGTCAGGAGGTCACCTTGAGCTGAGTACCCAGGGGTGGACGTGAGGGCCGGGCGGCAGCTGGCCTGCTCTGGCCGCCACAGCAAAGCATTGCTGGGCCAGGTGGCTGTAACCATAGGACCTCCTGCCTCCCGCCCAGGGGCCCGGGAGCTGAGCATCAGGGCTGTGAACAGGGCTTGTTTCTCCTGGACTCTTAGATGCCGTCTTCTCTCTGGGTCCTTACACGGTCATCCCTCTGTGTCCTAGTCATTTTTGTCGTGTGGACCCTGGTCAGAGCGGAGCAGGGTGCAGCTGGGGCtgcccagggacagtggagggCAGGGCTGCTGGGGGTGCTGCGCTGAGACCTGAGCCCGCCCGCAGGCAACACCAGCTGGCTGATGAGCCTGGAGAACCcgctcagccccttctcctcggATATCAACAGCATGCCACTACAGGAGCTGTCGAACGCCCTCATGGCCGCCGAGCGCTTCAAGGAGCGCCGCGACACAGCCCTGTACAAGTCGCTGTCGGTACCGGCGGCTGGCTCGGCcaagccgcccccgcccccgcgctCCAACACAGGTGAGTGCTGGCCCCCGCCCAACTGTGCGCCACGTCTGAGGGCGGAAAGCCGCGTGGGGTCCTGGGCCGTCTTGGCACTGCCAGCCTTGGGCACTGAGGAGGCCGGCTGCACACGGGGCACACTCGTCTGCAGACCTGGCGCTTGAGGGTCCTGCTCCTGGGGGACCCTCCTTTGGAGACGTGGTACTGTGAATCGGTGGCTGGAGGCCCTGCTCGTCGGGTGGACACGGGCCTTGCTTTGCACTCCTCTTGGGCGCCTGGCGCTCAGGGTCCTGGAGTTGGCCGCGCTGCTGCTGGGGTTTGGGTGTGGACGCGCCAAGCTCACCTGTGCCCGTCTGCGCCCGCACTGCCCTCCTCCCCGCTTCCCTGCGGCTGGGTGACTACTCGTGAGGAGGAGAGGCGCGCTCCTGTCCCCGGCTTGCACCCGAGCAGCTGGGAGCGCTGGCGTGAGCGCCGGCTGCTGGCcgcccctctctctccccaggctCGGGTCCTTGCAGGACTGGTGGTGCCTGTCCTCTCGGCTCGGCTGTGCGTGGCCTTCCTCCTGCTGATGGGCCGCTCACGGTTTCCCTTGCAGTGGCCTCTTTCTCCTCCCTGTGCCAGTCCAGGTGCCAAGGAAGGCTGCACAGGAGCATTTCCTGGGCAGGTATTCGAACGCTCTTTAAGGAAAGCGGTGTTTGCTGCAGAGCGCCACTCTGCCTCGTAGACGCTGTGTCATCATCCCTCCTCCAGTCACCCCTCCCCGACCCCGTCTGAGCCTCTCATCGCCACAGGGAGCCGCCCCGACTCGCATGAGGACGTCAGTGCAGGACGCCTGCGCTTTGCTGGCGGGAGCCCCCACTGCCTTGTGCCCTCCGTGGCCGAGTTCTGTTCCCAAGCGCGTCGGACCCTCCCAGCCCCGTCTTCAGCTTGAGGGGGTGACCTAGGCGACTGCACCCTAGAGGCTGGCAGAGGACAGAGCTGCCCCGCCCTGGCTCTGGTGCTGATAGGCCTTGTGAGCCCACAAATGGGGTGTGTCTGCCGTACATACGGGCTGCCCAAGGGCCCCGAAGACTGGCTCCCAGCCTGTTGCTCTCAGGACCTGGCCAGAGGGTGTGGCAGGCTAGGCGCTCCAGCTGCCCTGGCCTCCCACGTGGGCAGGACTGACTCGGGGAGGGCACGGCAGGGTTTCTCAAGGCGGCTGACGGACTGCGCAGTGCGGGGCTACGCTGACTCGGTCGTTTCTTCTCAGCCCTTCGTCCTGGCACTGGCACAGGACACCTGGCTTTAGGGTCATGCTCCCTCCTTAGCTGCCTGGCTCTGGGTCGGTACGAGCTCAGCAGGCGAACCTCCACCCTCCAGAAAGCTTCAGAGCCCATGTGCACATGGGGCCCCTCACTAGTCTCTCGCTAGAGCTTCTCAGGGAGGAGCCCGGAATTCTCCCCGCTCCTGAGGGCTGGTTGAGGCCCTTCCGCTGGGCCAGCCCGGAATTCTCCCCGCTCCTGAGGGCTGGTTGAGGCCCTTCCGCTGGGCCGGGCCCTGTCTCAGGCAGGGGCTTCTGCACAGGGGTCCGGTCTGCCCTTGCCCACCTGCCTTGCTGGGGGATCCCAGGCAGCTTCTGTGGATACTGGGATGGGCAGGTGGGCACTCCAAGGGGCCAGGTGCCCCCCATCTTGACCCCTGGGAGCCCATGAAGAGGCCGCCTGTGTCAGGGTACTCAGAATGTTCTCCTCCAGCTGGCTTGATGGGAGGGGGTGGCCCAGAGCTCCCGGCAGGAGAGCCTTGGGCCAGGCCCTGCTGGGGAGCTGCTGTGGTCTCTTATGGGGAAACCCGGTACCCTGAGGCCACGGGACTCCTGGACAGGCCGGCGCCCAGCACGTCTGTGTCCTTCCAGATTCTGCAGTAGTCCTGGAGGAGGGAGGTCCAGGCGAGGCCGGTTTGTCAGCAGAGCCTCCCGAGTTGGAAGATTTTGAGGCGACACTGGGCTCTGATGAGCGCTGCAGGCGCAGCGACGCTTTCAGCAGGGTGAGTGCAGTCGGGGGAGCCGCCTGATGGGCCTTTCACCCCTGCTGGGGGCACTGCGGGGCTGAGCACGGGAAAGTGCTTTCGGGAAAGGGGACCCACCAGCTTGGTGCTGGCCACTCTGAGGCCCTGGCTGGGGATGGGTGGGGCTTTATTCCCAGAGGTAAACCTGGGTGGTCTCCACGGTGCCTCCTGGTGAGCGTTCCGTTTGAATCGTTCTTCCCAGTCATCTTCCACCTCCAGCCAGGAGGGGAAGTCATTCCATGCCGAGGAATTGCCTCCTGGCGGCATCCCCATCGAGCGGGCAGTCTCCTTGGAGGGCTCCCGGGCCTCCGTGGACCTCGCCTTCCAGCCCTCGCAGCCCCTGAGCAAGTCCAGCTCATCGCCTGAACTGCAGACTCTGCAGGACATCCTGGGGGACCCAGGGGACAAGGCTGAGGTCGGCCGGCTGAGTCCTGAGGCCAAGGCCCGGTCACAGTCAGGGATCCTGGACGGGGAAGGTGTCGCCTGGTCAGCCACGGGCGAGGAGCGCCGGGGCCCCGCCCAGCCAGAGGGCCCCCTGCCGTCCAGCTGTCCCCGCTCCCCCAGCGGGCTGCGGCCCCGAGGCTACACCATCTCGGATTCGGCCCCGTCACGCAGGGGCAAGAGGGTGGAGCGGGACGCCTTCAAGAGCCGAGCAGGGACCTCCAACACCGAGAAGGTGCCCGGCATCAATCCCAGGTGAGCCACACCTTCCTGGTGCTCCTGTGGGGGCCTGGTGCTGGCGTGGCCTGGTCAGGGCAGACTAGCCACAGAGACCAGCCTCCTTGGTGACCACGCTCCGGCCCTCTCCCCCTTGGGCTGTGACTGCTGGCTGCGACCTCACCTGTCTTCTCTCCCCCGCAGCTTCGTGTTCCTGCAGCTCTACCACTCACCATTCTTCGGTGACGAGTCCAACAAACCAATCCTTTTGCCTAACGAGGTAGGTAGGTTCTCTCTCCCCTGCAGGGCCCCCTGGAGCCCGGCTGCAGGTGCACAGTGGGCTGAGCCCCCGGCTTGGCAGTGGGGGCTGCAGCCCAGCTCCTGGAGGCCCGTGAGAGGAGAGGCCTCTCCCAGACAGGCACTGGGCTGTGACTGGCTGggcggggctggaggaggggactCTTCTGCTCTGGACTCAGGCTGGGCTCTGTGGCTGCAGTCTTTCGAGCGGTCAGTGCAGCTCCTTGACCAGATCCCGTCGTACGACACGCACAAGATTGCTGTCCTGtatgtgggagaaggccaggTGAGGCTGCCGGGCTGGCAGGGGCTGCCTGGGTGCTGGGTGGAGGGTGGCCAccctgctgggggtggggtcctTGTCCTCCACAGAGCTGGGTTCTGCAGGAGCCGCTAGAGTGTCAGGTGTGCATGGAGCTCCCTTCCCTCCGGGACTCAGGAGTGAGATCGACAGGCTGGGTGGGAGCACAGAGCGCTTGGGGGGGTGGGTTGTCACTGACCCCAGGGAGGTGGCTCTGAGCAGAGATGTGGAGGAAGTAAGGACATGCAGAGGAGTGCCGGGCAGGGGTGGTGAGGGGATAGGACGTGACGGGGGGCATGGTGGCACCCCTCGAGGTGGGCAGTTCCCAGTGCAGGGTTTGCATTGACTCGACCTGAGTCTCAGAAGCGCCCTGGCTGCCATGGGCCGAGGGCCGGCCCGGCGGGAGGAGAGGGATGGGCAGCCAAGAACTCTGGGTCTTTCTGAGGACAGAGCCAGCCCAGGTCAGCGGCAGACAGACCAGGAgcagtggggtggaggggggtgacACCCCCGGCATTGGGTGTGAAGCTGCTCTTCCCTGGTCAGGTGGGCGGCAGAAGGGGGGGTGTGCCAAGGCACACTAATCAGCCTGACCCTGGCCCCCAGCAGCATCAGGCCCTTGGGGTCCTGCGGGCCCGGGATGGGGGGTGGCTGGGGGCAGCCTGGGAGCTGGTGCTACCGTGCCTTCGTCTCCCCGCAGAGCAACAGCGAGCTTGCCATCCTATCCAATGAGCACGGCTCCTACAGGTACACAGAGTTCCTCACGGGGCTGGGCAAGCTCATTGAGCTCAAGGACTGCCAGCCGGACAAGGTGTACCTGGGCGGCCTGGACGTGTGCGGTGAGGATGgccagttcacgtattgctggcACGACGACATCATGCAAGGTGCGCCCTCCCTGCCCTCTGGCCCACTCCTCGGGGACCTCCACCCAGCCCGCCCCGCTCAGCCCTGCCTGCCCCGCAGCTGTCTTCCACATTGCCACCCTGATGCCCACCAAGGACGTGGACAAGCACCGCTGTGACAAGAAGCGCCACCTGGGCAACGACTTCGTGTCCATCGTCTACAATGACTCTGGCGAGGACTTCAAGTTGGGCACCATCAAGGTGTGCTTGGGGGCCCTCAGAGGCGAGCGCGGGGCCCTCGGGGCAGGTCTGGGCCCTGGGCTGTGTGTGGAGGGGGTCGCAGAAAGTGGCCCTTGGCACCACGATGACCCTGCTCTCGTGTGAGCAGGGCCAATTCAACTTCGTCCACGTGATTATCACCCCCCTGGACTACGAGTGCAACCTGGTGTCTCTGCAGTGCAGGAAAGGTGAGGCGGGGCGGGGGTAGGGGGGCAGCGAGAGGCTCCAGGGCTGAGCCCCACATGAGCGCCATGTCTCCCCAGACATGGAGGGCCTTGTGGACACCAGCATGGCCAAGATCGTGTCCGACCGAAACCTGCCCTTTGTGGCCCGCCAGATGGCCCTGCATGCGAACGTGAGCAGAGGTGACCCCTGGGAGGTGGGGGTCAGGCCCGCAGGTGCCCCCACGCAGGGCTCACCGtcccgccctccccaccccaccccagatgGCCTCACAGGTGCACCATAGCCGCTCCAACCCCACCGACATCTACCCCTCTAAGTGGATCGCCAGGCTCCGCCACATCAAGCGGCTGCGCCAGCGGGTAGGAGCTGGGCCGCAGGGGGTGCTCCACGGAGGTGGAATGGCCAGCCTGGGGTGCGTGCGCCACCCCCTCTGGACTTGCTGCTGaagctccctcctcccccagatcCGTGAGGAAGCCCACTACTCGAGCGCCAGCCTGCCCCTGATGCAGACGCACCCTCCTGGTCATGCCAAGGCTCCAGCACAGGCCCCGGCCGAGCCCACGCCCGCCTATGAGACGGGCCAGCGGAAACGCCTGGTCTCCTCTGTGGACGACTTCACGGAGTTTGTATGAGGCCATGCAGGGTGGGCACACGGACCCGTGGGGCTTCCCCAGCTGTTGGAGCAGCCGTGCTGCGGGATctgccctgcccctgcggcaCTGGCTGATACTTATCTGTGCAAATAAAGCGCTGGTGTGGCCCAGGCCTGTGCACTCGGACACAGACCCCAGAGTGGACACAGACACGGAGTAG from Muntiacus reevesi chromosome 2, mMunRee1.1, whole genome shotgun sequence harbors:
- the TSC2 gene encoding tuberin isoform X13; this encodes MDVGLSSEFLLVLVNLVKFNSCYLDEYIASMVHMVCLLCVQTVSSVDIEVSLQVLDAVVCYNCLPAESLPLFIVTLCRTINVKELCEPCWKLMRNLLGTHLGHSAIYHMCRIMEDRAYMEDAPLLRGAVFFVGMALWGAHRLYSLKNSPTSVLPSFYEAMTCPNEVVSYEIVLSITRLIKKYRRELQAVTWDILLNIIERLLQQLQSLDSPELSAIVHDLLSTVEELCDQNEFHGSQERYFELVERCADQRPESSLLNLITYRAQSIHPAKDGWIHNLQLLMERFFRSESRSAVRIKVLDVLSFVLLINRQFYEEELINSVVISQLSHIPEDRDHQVRKLATQLLVDLAEGCHTHHFNSLLDIIEKVIARSLSPPPELEERDVAAYSASLEDVKTAVLGLLVILQTKLYALPASHATRVYETLVGHIQLHYKHSYTLPIASSIRLQAFDFLLQLRADSLHRLGLPSKDGLVRFSPYCVCDYLETERSSEKKAGGPLSPPTGPPGSAPAGPAVRLGSLPYSLLFRVLLQCLKQESDWKVLKLVLSKLPESLRYKVLIFTSPCSVDQLSAALCSMLSGPKTLERLRGTPEGFSRTDLHLAVVPVLTALISYHNYLDKTRQREMVYCLEQGLIYRCASQCVVALAVCSVEMPDVILKALPVLVVKLTHISATASMAIPLLEFLSTLARLPHLYRNFAAEQYASVFAISLPYTNPSKFNQYIVCLAHHVIAMWFIRCRLPFRKDFVPYITKGLRSNVLLSFDDTPEKDSFRARSTSLNERPKSLRIARPPKQGLNNSPPVKELKESSAADAFRCRSISVSEHVVRSRIQTSLTSASLGSADESSMAQADDNLKNLHLELTETCLDMMARYVFSNFTAVPKRSPVGEFLLAGGRTKTWLVGNKLVTVTTSVGTGTRSLLGLDSGELQGGPELSCDPGVHVRQTKEAPAKLESQAGQQVYHGARDRVRSMSGGHGLRVGALDTAASHFPGSPMSPGSQTAPAGQPEKASAGSPLPAQKEKTNLAAYVPLLTQGWAEILVRRPTGNTSWLMSLENPLSPFSSDINSMPLQELSNALMAAERFKERRDTALYKSLSVPAAGSAKPPPPPRSNTGSGPCRTGGACPLGSAVRGLPPADGPLTVSLAVASFSSLCQSRCQGRLHRSISWADSAVVLEEGGPGEAGLSAEPPELEDFEATLGSDERCRRSDAFSRSSSTSSQEGKSFHAEELPPGGIPIERAVSLEGSRASVDLAFQPSQPLSKSSSSPELQTLQDILGDPGDKAEVGRLSPEAKARSQSGILDGEGVAWSATGEERRGPAQPEGPLPSSCPRSPSGLRPRGYTISDSAPSRRGKRVERDAFKSRAGTSNTEKVPGINPSFVFLQLYHSPFFGDESNKPILLPNESFERSVQLLDQIPSYDTHKIAVLYVGEGQSNSELAILSNEHGSYRYTEFLTGLGKLIELKDCQPDKVYLGGLDVCGEDGQFTYCWHDDIMQAVFHIATLMPTKDVDKHRCDKKRHLGNDFVSIVYNDSGEDFKLGTIKGQFNFVHVIITPLDYECNLVSLQCRKDMEGLVDTSMAKIVSDRNLPFVARQMALHANMASQVHHSRSNPTDIYPSKWIARLRHIKRLRQRIREEAHYSSASLPLMQTHPPGHAKAPAQAPAEPTPAYETGQRKRLVSSVDDFTEFV